The Mesorhizobium loti genome includes a region encoding these proteins:
- a CDS encoding STAS/SEC14 domain-containing protein has translation MNFLDSVPAIRRIETSRDDLFAIDIVGHVSAADGENLFGLMEAAYALHLRIDVLVRLVDHDGVDWTHIADETLKQGAIHALEHVGHCATIGEPDWIADAQRFLPPSPPIEFRHFKADEEAAAWQWLGAQPTEER, from the coding sequence ATGAATTTCCTCGATTCCGTGCCGGCGATCCGTCGTATCGAGACCAGCCGTGACGACCTTTTCGCCATCGACATCGTCGGGCACGTCTCCGCGGCCGACGGCGAAAACCTTTTCGGGCTGATGGAGGCTGCCTATGCCCTTCACCTGCGCATCGATGTGCTGGTGCGCCTCGTCGACCATGATGGCGTCGACTGGACCCATATCGCGGACGAGACCCTGAAGCAGGGCGCCATCCATGCTTTGGAACATGTCGGCCATTGCGCAACGATCGGCGAACCGGACTGGATAGCGGATGCACAACGCTTCCTGCCGCCCTCACCGCCCATCGAATTCAGGCATTTCAAGGCCGACGAGGAAGCCGCGGCATGGCAATGGCTCGGCGCTCAGCCGACGGAAGAGCGATAG
- a CDS encoding pyridoxine 5'-phosphate synthase, protein MPAKLSVNLNAVAMLRNRRDLPWPDVIGLGRIALAAGAHGLTVHPRPDERHTRRSDLPAIRSLIDDEFPRAEFNIEGYPTEDFLLLVEKHQPEQVTLVPDDPAQATSDHGWNFATHAAFLTPIVRRLKKGGFRVSLFSDPDPDCVAAARDTGADRIELYTGPYGSYHSDSAKAAKELERLGKTADAALAAGLQVNAGHDLVVSNLPALAKRIPALAEVSIGHGLTADALEYGMAGTVGRFLKACGW, encoded by the coding sequence ATGCCCGCAAAGCTCTCCGTCAACCTCAACGCCGTCGCCATGCTGCGCAATCGGCGCGACCTGCCGTGGCCTGATGTCATCGGTCTCGGCCGCATTGCGCTTGCGGCCGGGGCGCATGGGTTGACGGTGCATCCACGCCCCGACGAGCGGCATACGAGACGCTCCGATCTGCCCGCGATACGGTCGCTGATCGACGACGAGTTTCCGCGCGCGGAATTCAACATCGAGGGCTATCCGACCGAGGATTTCCTGTTGCTTGTGGAAAAGCACCAGCCCGAACAGGTGACGCTGGTGCCGGACGATCCGGCCCAGGCGACATCGGACCATGGCTGGAACTTCGCGACCCACGCCGCGTTCCTCACTCCGATCGTCAGGCGTCTGAAGAAGGGAGGCTTTCGCGTGTCGCTGTTTTCCGATCCGGACCCCGATTGCGTGGCGGCCGCACGCGACACTGGCGCCGACCGCATCGAGCTCTACACAGGTCCCTACGGCAGCTATCATTCCGATTCCGCCAAAGCGGCCAAGGAGCTGGAAAGATTGGGAAAAACCGCTGACGCCGCGCTTGCCGCCGGGCTTCAGGTCAATGCCGGGCACGATCTGGTGGTCAGCAATCTGCCGGCGCTTGCCAAGCGCATTCCGGCATTGGCCGAAGTGTCGATCGGACATGGGTTGACAGCCGACGCGTTGGAGTATGGCATGGCCGGCACGGTGGGTAGGTTCCTCAAGGCCTGCGGGTGGTAG
- a CDS encoding potassium transporter Kup: protein MALTNTGSEAEPVEQSSHSEVEQHSTKVLMLGALGVVYGDIGTSPIYAFREALVASSGGNVAQRGDILGVLSLIIWSLTIIVTIKYIMFVLRADNRGEGGVLSLMALARGSFPKRSALMLGIGIVGASLFFGDAVITPAISVLSAVEGMNVVTPTFQPYVVPLTLVILAMVFAVQRFGTGGVGLVFGPVTAVWFLAIGLSGLNHIIADPEILWAVSPHYIVAFLINSPDVAFVTIGAIFLAVTGAEALYADLGHFGRKPIVLAWLAIVFPCLLLNYAGQGAFVLAKNGVVGHPFFEMNEGWTLIPMVVLATAATVIASQAVISGAFSLTRQAVQLNMLPRLEILHTSEKQSGQIYMPRVNLLLALVVMMLVVGFGESSRLASAYGISVTGNMLVTTVLLYVVMTRIWKWQLWLAVSLTALFGFIDVGFFASNIVKVFEGGWASLAVAFTIVLAMWTWVRGSRYLFDKTRRNEIPLDFLAGNLLKKKPQLVSGTAVFLTSDPLSAPTALMHSLKHYKVLHEQNVILSVVTAPQPVVPDSDRVKMETVNELFMRVTLTFGYMEQPNIPRALAICRKQGWKFDIMTTSFFLSRRSLKASPNSGMPVWQDRLFIGLARTAADATEYFQIPTGRVVEIGTQVAI from the coding sequence ATGGCCCTTACCAATACTGGTAGTGAGGCAGAACCCGTCGAACAATCGAGCCATTCGGAAGTCGAACAGCACAGCACCAAGGTTCTGATGCTAGGCGCGCTCGGTGTGGTCTATGGGGATATCGGCACCAGTCCGATCTACGCCTTTCGCGAGGCGCTGGTGGCGTCGTCGGGCGGCAATGTCGCCCAGCGCGGCGATATTCTCGGCGTGCTGTCTCTGATCATCTGGTCGCTGACGATCATCGTCACCATCAAATATATCATGTTCGTGCTGCGCGCCGACAACCGCGGCGAGGGCGGCGTGCTGTCGCTGATGGCGCTGGCGCGCGGCAGTTTCCCGAAGCGCTCGGCGCTGATGCTCGGTATCGGCATCGTCGGGGCATCGCTGTTCTTCGGTGACGCCGTCATCACGCCGGCGATTTCGGTGCTGTCGGCGGTTGAGGGCATGAACGTCGTCACGCCGACCTTCCAGCCCTATGTCGTGCCGCTGACGCTGGTCATCCTGGCCATGGTGTTCGCGGTGCAGCGCTTTGGCACGGGCGGGGTGGGATTGGTGTTCGGCCCGGTGACTGCGGTATGGTTCCTGGCCATTGGCCTCTCCGGTCTCAACCACATCATCGCCGATCCCGAAATCCTGTGGGCGGTGAGCCCGCACTACATCGTCGCCTTCCTGATCAATTCGCCCGACGTCGCTTTCGTGACCATCGGCGCCATCTTCCTCGCCGTCACCGGCGCAGAAGCACTTTATGCCGATCTCGGCCATTTCGGCCGCAAGCCGATCGTGCTGGCCTGGCTGGCGATCGTGTTTCCCTGCCTGCTGCTCAATTATGCCGGGCAGGGCGCCTTCGTGCTGGCCAAGAACGGCGTCGTCGGCCATCCGTTCTTCGAGATGAACGAAGGCTGGACGCTGATCCCGATGGTCGTGCTGGCAACGGCTGCCACGGTCATCGCCAGCCAGGCGGTGATATCAGGCGCCTTCTCGCTGACCAGGCAGGCGGTGCAGCTCAACATGCTGCCGCGCCTCGAAATCCTGCACACGTCGGAGAAACAGTCCGGCCAGATCTACATGCCGCGCGTCAATCTCCTGTTGGCGCTGGTGGTGATGATGCTGGTGGTCGGCTTCGGCGAGTCCAGCAGGCTGGCGTCGGCCTACGGCATCTCGGTGACCGGCAACATGCTGGTGACGACGGTGCTGCTCTATGTCGTCATGACGCGCATCTGGAAATGGCAGCTGTGGCTGGCGGTCTCGCTGACGGCGCTGTTCGGCTTCATCGACGTCGGCTTCTTTGCCTCCAACATCGTCAAGGTGTTCGAGGGCGGCTGGGCATCGCTGGCCGTGGCCTTCACCATCGTGCTGGCCATGTGGACCTGGGTGCGCGGCAGCCGCTATCTGTTCGACAAGACCCGCCGCAACGAGATCCCGCTCGATTTCCTTGCCGGCAATCTGTTGAAGAAGAAACCGCAGCTGGTGTCCGGCACCGCCGTGTTCCTGACCAGCGATCCCTTGAGCGCCCCAACCGCGCTGATGCACAGCCTGAAGCACTACAAGGTGCTGCATGAACAGAACGTCATCCTTTCGGTGGTGACCGCGCCGCAGCCGGTGGTGCCCGACAGCGACCGGGTCAAGATGGAGACGGTCAACGAGCTGTTCATGCGGGTGACGCTGACCTTCGGCTATATGGAACAGCCCAACATCCCGCGCGCGCTGGCGATCTGCCGCAAGCAGGGCTGGAAATTCGACATCATGACGACCTCGTTCTTCCTGTCGCGGCGTTCGCTCAAGGCCTCGCCCAATTCCGGCATGCCGGTGTGGCAGGATCGGTTGTTCATCGGCCTGGCGCGCACGGCGGCCGACGCGACGGAGTATTTCCAGATCCCGACCGGACGCGTCGTCGAGATCGGCACGCAGGTGGCCATCTGA
- a CDS encoding aldehyde reductase, with translation MSGELVLVTGGSGFLGAHCILELLKAGYRVRTTVRSAKREADVLAMLKAGGAEPGAALSFAVADLTADAGWPDAVAGCDYVLHVASPFPPGVPKHEDDLIVPAREGALRVLRAARAAGVKRVVLTSSFAAIGYGKLPLGGQPLTEESWTDPAGKVSAYVKSKTLAERAAWDFIAEGGPLELAVVNPVGIFGPVLGSDHSTSTEFVQRMLNGAMPGLPRLSFGVVDARDVADLHVRAMTNPAAKGERFLAVAGDFMTMREVAQTLKTRLGDTAARISTRQLPDWLVRIVGLFDGEAAQLAPELGKVKNATSAKAVRMLGWAPRSREDALVATGESLIRLGLLKTSK, from the coding sequence ATGAGCGGCGAATTGGTGCTTGTTACCGGCGGCTCCGGCTTCCTCGGCGCTCATTGCATTCTCGAACTGCTGAAGGCCGGCTACCGCGTCCGCACGACCGTTCGCTCAGCCAAGCGTGAAGCCGATGTTCTGGCTATGCTAAAGGCTGGCGGCGCCGAGCCCGGGGCGGCTCTTTCGTTTGCCGTCGCCGATCTGACGGCCGATGCCGGCTGGCCGGATGCCGTTGCCGGCTGCGACTATGTCCTTCACGTGGCCTCGCCGTTTCCGCCTGGCGTGCCGAAACATGAGGATGATCTGATCGTCCCAGCCCGTGAAGGCGCGCTGCGGGTTTTGCGGGCGGCGCGGGCCGCCGGCGTCAAACGCGTCGTCCTGACGTCATCCTTCGCCGCGATCGGTTATGGCAAGCTGCCGCTGGGCGGCCAGCCGCTCACCGAGGAGAGTTGGACCGATCCGGCCGGCAAGGTCAGCGCCTACGTGAAGTCGAAGACTTTGGCCGAACGTGCCGCCTGGGATTTCATTGCCGAGGGCGGCCCGCTGGAGCTCGCGGTCGTCAATCCGGTGGGGATATTTGGACCGGTTCTTGGCTCGGACCATTCGACCTCCACCGAATTTGTCCAGCGTATGTTGAACGGTGCGATGCCCGGGCTGCCGCGACTGTCCTTCGGCGTGGTCGACGCGCGCGACGTGGCGGACCTGCATGTGCGTGCCATGACCAATCCCGCCGCCAAGGGCGAGCGGTTCCTGGCCGTCGCCGGCGATTTCATGACGATGCGGGAGGTCGCCCAGACTTTGAAAACGCGATTGGGCGATACGGCGGCGCGCATCTCGACCAGGCAGCTTCCCGATTGGCTGGTGCGGATCGTGGGCTTGTTCGATGGGGAAGCCGCACAGCTCGCGCCAGAACTGGGTAAAGTCAAGAATGCCACCAGCGCCAAGGCGGTGCGCATGCTCGGCTGGGCGCCGCGATCACGCGAGGATGCGCTGGTTGCCACCGGCGAAAGCCTGATCCGGCTCGGGCTGCTCAAGACATCGAAATAA
- a CDS encoding SDR family oxidoreductase: MTETLLVTGASGQLGRSVINHLLDSLEVPPQRIIATTRNPENLADLAARGVTIRTADFDDTVSLEAAFKGADRVLIISTGEIDLHHGKRLKQHENAVAAAKKTGVSHLLYTSMPNPEPVSPILFANDHYGSEQAIKASGIAYTIFRNGWYQENLFMALPQAIASGHWYTSAGDGRIAHGARDDMAAAIAAGLATASNESKTYTLTGPQAYTVAEIASLVSEVTGKPLNVVPVSDEALTEGVKAAGVPEDFARIIVSFDANTRAGRIAMVTDAVETLSGRKSKTLKQFLEANRAALAG, from the coding sequence ATGACCGAAACCCTTCTCGTCACCGGCGCTTCCGGCCAACTCGGCCGTAGCGTCATCAACCACCTGCTGGACTCACTCGAGGTTCCGCCCCAGCGGATCATCGCCACCACCCGCAATCCGGAAAACCTCGCCGACCTGGCGGCGCGCGGCGTCACCATCAGGACCGCCGACTTCGACGACACCGTATCGTTAGAGGCCGCATTCAAGGGCGCCGACAGGGTGCTGATCATCTCGACCGGCGAGATCGACCTGCATCACGGCAAGCGCCTGAAGCAGCACGAGAACGCGGTTGCGGCCGCGAAGAAGACCGGCGTTTCGCACCTGCTCTACACCTCGATGCCGAATCCGGAACCGGTTTCGCCGATACTGTTTGCCAATGATCACTACGGCTCAGAGCAGGCGATCAAGGCAAGCGGCATTGCCTACACCATCTTCCGCAATGGCTGGTACCAGGAGAATCTGTTCATGGCATTGCCGCAGGCCATCGCCTCGGGACACTGGTACACGTCCGCCGGCGACGGCCGCATTGCCCACGGCGCGCGCGACGACATGGCGGCCGCGATCGCCGCCGGCCTCGCTACCGCTTCAAACGAAAGCAAGACCTACACGTTGACCGGCCCGCAGGCCTATACCGTGGCCGAGATTGCCTCGCTGGTAAGTGAGGTCACCGGCAAGCCACTCAATGTCGTGCCGGTTTCGGATGAGGCCTTGACCGAAGGCGTGAAGGCGGCCGGCGTTCCCGAGGACTTCGCCCGCATCATCGTGTCGTTTGACGCCAACACGCGCGCCGGCCGCATCGCCATGGTGACGGACGCGGTCGAGACGCTTTCCGGCCGGAAGTCAAAAACGCTGAAGCAGTTCCTCGAGGCGAACAGAGCTGCCCTGGCCGGTTGA
- a CDS encoding helix-turn-helix transcriptional regulator: MDSKIVNLRSKMEVYKAISGGGNFANCPVRDVIQGVSGKWSSLLMMALAEQPYRFGELRRLVPDISQRMLTQTLYDLQRDGYVHREVFPTKPPSVEYSLTDLGHSMFGALHQLILWAELNHDAVRDARAGFDAAQG, encoded by the coding sequence GTGGACAGCAAGATCGTCAATCTGAGATCGAAGATGGAGGTCTACAAGGCGATCTCCGGCGGCGGCAATTTTGCCAATTGTCCGGTCCGTGATGTCATCCAGGGGGTGAGCGGCAAATGGAGCTCGCTGCTGATGATGGCGCTGGCCGAGCAGCCATACCGCTTCGGCGAGTTGCGGCGGCTGGTACCCGACATTTCACAGCGCATGCTGACGCAGACGCTCTACGATCTGCAGCGCGACGGCTATGTGCATCGCGAAGTGTTCCCGACCAAGCCGCCGAGCGTCGAATACAGCCTGACCGATCTCGGACATTCGATGTTCGGCGCCTTGCATCAGCTGATCCTGTGGGCCGAACTCAACCATGACGCCGTGCGCGACGCGCGCGCCGGCTTTGATGCCGCTCAAGGGTGA
- a CDS encoding FAD-dependent monooxygenase, giving the protein MSRPFGFGGIGISYDIAIAGAGPAGLAMALYLKRAGHRVTVFERFDEPKPVGSGLILQPTGLTVLADLGLLDDILTLGSRIDRLHGADARSGRTVLDVRYDAQRGGRFGLAVHRAALFGVLFRAAQREAIAIGTGVEVEALETGERTTLICGNGRRVGPFDLVVDASGSRSKLRRSASAPGEPQPLTYGAFWASLGWRGEGFDEHALLQRYDRASVMIGVLPIGRPEPGAEKMAAFFWSLKPSDADEVRARGLDAWKERVVRLWPESEAYTSQIDSFDQLSLARYGHHTMKLPVGRRLAIIGDAAHSTSPQLGQGANMALLDAAALSHALARAASVEAALEAYAKARRWHVRIFQALSLAFTPFYQSDSVALPFIRDRLVATVAKIPPAPQFLASMVAGTVIDPFKRIGLKETRWNFGQNPGHDTTAS; this is encoded by the coding sequence TTGTCCCGGCCATTCGGCTTTGGGGGCATTGGCATTTCCTACGACATCGCAATTGCAGGCGCCGGGCCGGCGGGGCTGGCCATGGCGCTCTATCTCAAGCGTGCCGGCCATCGGGTCACCGTCTTCGAGCGCTTCGACGAGCCGAAGCCGGTCGGCTCTGGGCTGATCCTGCAGCCGACCGGGCTGACGGTCCTGGCCGATCTTGGTCTGCTCGACGACATACTGACGCTGGGCAGCCGCATCGATCGCCTGCACGGCGCCGACGCCCGCAGCGGCCGCACCGTGCTCGATGTCCGCTACGATGCGCAACGCGGTGGCCGCTTCGGCCTGGCGGTGCACCGGGCGGCCCTGTTCGGCGTGCTTTTCCGCGCTGCGCAACGCGAGGCGATCGCTATCGGGACCGGGGTTGAAGTCGAGGCGCTGGAGACGGGCGAACGGACGACGCTGATCTGTGGCAACGGACGAAGGGTGGGGCCGTTCGACCTGGTCGTCGACGCCAGCGGTTCGCGCTCGAAACTGCGACGCAGCGCAAGTGCTCCAGGCGAGCCACAACCGCTCACCTATGGCGCGTTCTGGGCCTCGCTCGGCTGGCGCGGCGAAGGTTTTGACGAGCATGCGCTGCTGCAACGCTACGACAGAGCGAGCGTGATGATCGGCGTGCTGCCGATCGGCAGGCCGGAGCCGGGCGCTGAAAAGATGGCGGCATTCTTCTGGAGCCTGAAGCCGTCGGATGCCGACGAGGTGCGCGCCCGGGGTCTCGACGCCTGGAAGGAGAGAGTGGTCCGGCTGTGGCCCGAGAGCGAAGCGTACACCAGCCAGATCGACAGTTTCGACCAGCTCTCGCTGGCGCGCTATGGCCACCATACGATGAAGCTTCCGGTTGGGCGGCGGCTGGCTATCATCGGCGACGCGGCACACTCGACCAGCCCGCAGCTCGGGCAAGGGGCCAATATGGCGCTGCTCGACGCCGCCGCGCTCAGCCATGCGCTGGCACGCGCGGCGAGTGTTGAGGCCGCCCTTGAAGCCTATGCGAAGGCGCGGCGCTGGCATGTCCGCATCTTCCAGGCGCTGTCGCTGGCATTCACGCCTTTCTACCAGTCGGATTCGGTGGCTTTGCCCTTCATCCGCGACAGGCTGGTGGCGACGGTGGCAAAAATCCCGCCGGCGCCGCAATTCCTTGCCTCGATGGTGGCCGGAACCGTTATCGATCCGTTCAAGCGGATTGGACTTAAGGAAACGCGGTGGAATTTCGGACAAAATCCGGGTCATGATACGACCGCATCCTAG
- a CDS encoding CHAT domain-containing protein, whose translation MSKVRKSRGLMQVVAFVLATSVVVLPLPMAQAQTPGQAGQQAPAGSEEALKARIDAAYKLMMEVGRFDDGYAQLRAALLDAARSHLYDFTVESYSNAGATFLNNQILDNAEEIFAEGLKTRAMQQDVAKRADFYLNYAMLKQAEKDYQGFVSMCATATNLYAHYHGTESPELMYANDVLATGIAAFGQIAAAINVDQRNLEIAERVLGQDDRFTWKLQNNLADMLRQMGAPTRALQYDLNVIEKRIGYYGPNHFNVLVSANNTAQDYLDLAKYDEALRYFQQDRDIAVVLKQEGNLVEQADAWLLYTRALSGAQPLDAPTLARLLPLTNDASYPEILAIKIANLLAAHFAAMGDTENSMNQLDRAYSIAGSTYGSVHPLTFAARQAMANLKAKSNPEAAAADFAALNDDMLRWNWFQVSTAANPVVAEASRALADDMLYDYAQLAKNNATAVPAFAEAVRRWPTLENDKRDQLRRLLRLIDPNDMETRHLIQAGIRLSLAYQEAASSGDSADDPGAMQPDQAQAAYEKAITRVTTRYSFGQSAVDKPLPSAGTLLKPNEALVDYFITRKWQADRESADPLEDERLYAIVTRKDQQPSLYDLGDPRRLIPAAHETRMANLRSTRSAQERGAVTLVDLNATFTGLYAGLIAPLEPSLRGADTLFVVPDGKLFSVPFPLLQDGTGASLDDRFLVRMLTRPESLLNAGVDQSFPKTGKALLAGGLDYARGTEKGAEPLPGTRKEVDAIASILRGDQYSVEMLTGTAAGERALRKDMEQATVAHLATHGAYRDEKEGGVGAVNALWQSEVVLSRSGNRQSMKRDDDDGRLYGMELMMWDLSNLDLLVLSACETARGQETFVGGLRGLPTAINIAGAKRSLLALWPVDDAGTAAFMVSFYGYLAAGQTYPEALRQARRDARDGKISGAQDPRVWAAFVMFEN comes from the coding sequence ATGTCCAAAGTCCGAAAATCGCGAGGCCTGATGCAGGTCGTTGCGTTTGTCCTGGCCACGTCGGTCGTGGTGTTGCCCTTGCCGATGGCGCAAGCCCAGACGCCAGGCCAGGCCGGTCAGCAGGCTCCAGCAGGCAGTGAAGAGGCGCTGAAGGCCCGGATCGACGCGGCTTACAAGCTGATGATGGAGGTGGGGCGCTTCGACGACGGTTATGCGCAATTGCGGGCAGCGCTGCTCGATGCCGCCAGAAGCCACCTCTATGATTTTACGGTCGAGAGTTACTCGAACGCCGGTGCGACGTTCCTCAACAACCAGATTCTCGACAACGCCGAGGAGATTTTTGCCGAAGGCCTGAAAACCAGGGCGATGCAGCAGGATGTCGCCAAGCGCGCCGATTTCTATCTCAACTACGCGATGCTGAAGCAGGCCGAGAAAGACTACCAGGGCTTCGTTTCCATGTGCGCTACGGCAACCAATCTTTACGCCCATTACCATGGCACGGAATCCCCGGAACTCATGTATGCCAACGATGTGCTGGCGACAGGGATCGCCGCATTCGGTCAAATCGCTGCGGCGATCAATGTTGACCAGCGCAATCTGGAGATTGCGGAGCGGGTGCTTGGTCAGGATGATCGCTTCACCTGGAAACTGCAGAACAATCTGGCCGATATGCTGCGCCAGATGGGCGCGCCAACCCGCGCCTTGCAGTATGATCTGAACGTGATTGAGAAGCGCATCGGCTACTACGGGCCAAATCATTTCAATGTTCTGGTCAGCGCCAACAACACGGCTCAGGACTATCTCGACCTCGCCAAGTACGACGAGGCCTTGCGCTATTTCCAGCAGGACCGGGACATTGCCGTCGTTCTCAAGCAGGAAGGCAATTTGGTCGAGCAGGCCGATGCATGGCTGCTCTACACCAGGGCGCTCTCTGGTGCACAGCCGCTCGACGCGCCGACGCTCGCACGCTTGCTGCCGCTGACCAACGATGCGAGTTATCCCGAGATATTGGCGATCAAGATCGCCAACCTGCTCGCCGCGCATTTCGCCGCCATGGGCGATACCGAAAACAGCATGAACCAACTCGATCGGGCCTATAGCATCGCCGGATCGACATACGGCTCGGTGCACCCGCTGACCTTTGCCGCGCGGCAGGCTATGGCCAACCTCAAGGCGAAGTCGAATCCCGAGGCCGCAGCCGCCGATTTTGCGGCTCTCAACGACGACATGTTGCGTTGGAATTGGTTCCAGGTGAGCACGGCCGCCAACCCGGTCGTCGCTGAAGCCAGCCGGGCCTTGGCCGATGACATGCTCTACGACTATGCGCAGCTGGCAAAAAACAACGCAACGGCAGTGCCGGCATTCGCTGAAGCGGTGCGCCGCTGGCCGACGCTCGAAAACGACAAGCGGGATCAGTTGCGCAGACTGTTGCGTTTGATCGATCCGAACGACATGGAGACACGGCATTTGATCCAGGCCGGGATACGGCTGTCCCTGGCCTACCAGGAGGCTGCTTCCAGTGGCGACAGTGCCGACGATCCAGGTGCCATGCAGCCCGACCAGGCTCAGGCGGCGTACGAAAAGGCGATCACGAGAGTCACGACCAGATATAGTTTCGGACAGAGCGCTGTGGACAAACCGCTGCCATCCGCCGGCACGCTGCTGAAGCCCAACGAGGCGCTCGTCGACTATTTCATCACCCGCAAGTGGCAGGCGGACCGCGAGAGCGCCGATCCGCTGGAAGACGAGCGCCTCTATGCGATCGTCACGCGCAAGGATCAGCAGCCGAGCCTCTATGATCTCGGCGATCCGCGCCGACTGATCCCGGCTGCTCATGAAACGCGCATGGCGAACCTTAGATCGACCCGTTCCGCGCAGGAGCGTGGCGCTGTGACTTTGGTCGATCTGAACGCCACGTTCACCGGGCTCTATGCAGGTCTCATCGCACCCCTGGAGCCGTCGCTTCGCGGCGCCGACACGCTTTTCGTGGTGCCGGACGGCAAACTGTTCTCGGTGCCGTTTCCCTTGCTGCAGGACGGCACGGGCGCGTCGCTTGATGACCGCTTCCTGGTGCGCATGCTGACGCGGCCGGAATCGTTGTTGAACGCCGGCGTCGATCAGAGCTTTCCCAAGACCGGCAAGGCCTTGCTGGCCGGCGGCCTGGATTATGCGCGCGGCACGGAAAAGGGCGCCGAGCCGCTGCCGGGCACCCGCAAGGAGGTCGACGCGATCGCGTCGATCCTGCGCGGGGACCAATATTCGGTCGAGATGCTTACCGGAACGGCGGCCGGTGAAAGGGCGCTGCGCAAGGACATGGAGCAGGCGACGGTTGCGCATCTGGCCACGCACGGCGCCTATCGCGACGAGAAAGAGGGCGGCGTTGGCGCCGTCAATGCGCTGTGGCAGAGCGAGGTGGTGCTGTCGCGGTCGGGAAACCGGCAATCGATGAAGCGCGATGATGATGACGGCCGGCTCTATGGCATGGAGCTGATGATGTGGGACCTGTCGAACCTCGACCTGCTTGTGCTGTCCGCCTGCGAGACGGCCCGTGGCCAGGAGACATTCGTCGGCGGTTTGCGCGGCCTGCCGACGGCAATCAACATCGCCGGTGCGAAGCGCTCGCTGCTGGCGCTATGGCCGGTGGACGACGCCGGAACCGCTGCCTTCATGGTCAGCTTCTACGGGTATCTTGCCGCCGGGCAGACCTATCCGGAAGCGCTGCGCCAGGCCCGTCGCGATGCCCGCGACGGCAAGATATCCGGCGCGCAGGACCCGAGGGTCTGGGCCGCCTTCGTCATGTTCGAGAACTGA
- a CDS encoding glutathione S-transferase family protein, protein MKHKLILVSHHLCPYVQRAAISLAEKGVPFERVDIDLANKPDWFKAISPLGKVPLLRVQRNGEETVIFESAVILEFLEETQANPLHPADPYARARHRAWIEFGSATLNAIGRFYSASAEAGFLAESSALSAMFNRLEAQLADEPGGPWFASKHFSLVDAVYGPVFRYLDAFDRIGDFGILDGKPLVRAWRKALSERPSIKHAVAPDYPQGLHAFLEAKGSYLSSLIGRSDPVKPLVQALSA, encoded by the coding sequence ATGAAACACAAGCTCATTCTCGTCAGCCATCATCTCTGCCCCTATGTGCAGCGCGCCGCGATTTCACTGGCCGAAAAGGGCGTGCCGTTCGAGCGCGTCGATATCGACCTCGCCAACAAGCCGGATTGGTTCAAGGCGATCTCGCCACTCGGCAAGGTGCCGCTGCTGCGCGTGCAGCGAAATGGCGAGGAAACGGTGATCTTCGAATCGGCCGTCATCCTCGAATTCCTCGAAGAGACGCAGGCCAACCCGCTCCACCCTGCCGACCCCTATGCCCGCGCCCGGCATCGCGCCTGGATCGAGTTCGGTTCGGCAACCCTCAATGCCATCGGCCGGTTCTATTCAGCCTCGGCCGAGGCCGGCTTCCTTGCCGAATCCAGCGCGCTGTCAGCCATGTTCAATCGTCTCGAAGCCCAACTGGCGGACGAGCCCGGCGGACCCTGGTTCGCCAGCAAGCACTTTTCGCTGGTCGACGCCGTTTACGGTCCGGTCTTCCGCTATCTGGACGCCTTCGACCGGATCGGTGATTTCGGCATCCTGGACGGCAAACCGCTCGTCCGCGCCTGGCGCAAGGCGTTGAGTGAACGTCCGTCGATCAAGCACGCCGTGGCGCCGGACTACCCGCAAGGCCTGCATGCCTTCCTGGAAGCGAAGGGATCGTACCTTTCGAGCCTCATTGGCCGAAGCGATCCAGTCAAACCGCTTGTACAAGCCCTATCCGCCTGA
- a CDS encoding winged helix-turn-helix transcriptional regulator: MTEKATPSPGAIKAWARLMRVSRQLMESAEDALKAAGLPPLAWYDVLHELAEAGEGGLRPFQLIERTLFAQYNISRLLARLEADGLVEKLPVADDGRGQTIRITANGRETRRQMWAVYGRSIAELVGAKLSADELTMVSALLGRLRHPPTSD, encoded by the coding sequence ATGACCGAGAAAGCCACGCCTTCACCCGGAGCCATAAAGGCCTGGGCTCGCCTGATGCGCGTATCGCGCCAGTTGATGGAGAGCGCCGAAGACGCGTTGAAGGCCGCCGGCCTGCCGCCGCTTGCCTGGTACGATGTACTGCATGAGCTTGCCGAGGCGGGTGAGGGCGGGCTGCGGCCGTTCCAGCTCATCGAGCGCACCCTTTTTGCGCAATACAACATTTCGCGCCTGCTGGCCCGGCTCGAGGCCGATGGGCTCGTCGAGAAACTGCCGGTGGCCGATGACGGCCGTGGCCAAACCATCCGCATCACGGCCAACGGGCGAGAGACACGCCGCCAGATGTGGGCTGTCTACGGACGCTCGATCGCCGAACTGGTTGGCGCCAAACTGTCGGCGGATGAGTTGACCATGGTCTCGGCTCTGCTTGGCCGGCTGCGCCATCCGCCAACCAGCGATTAA